The Chryseobacterium nakagawai genome has a segment encoding these proteins:
- a CDS encoding RagB/SusD family nutrient uptake outer membrane protein, whose protein sequence is MNSCSDRETLDLQPYNNVDENLAFSTAGNVDLSIMGVYNAAQNGIYKTSPDALNTPRGYVFGAAYVEQNDMRGEDMVNTATFYQLTYTATYDGGSLNNVHYWMNAYGLINKANIAIEGLKKAGGSGVITGVVRDNYLGEMYFLRALAHLELLKHFSRPYNFTSGATHPGIPYRVTAITSPSTIDEALKVGRGTVAETYSKILADLDMAETLTVSNSARVGNIKITRATKEAAIALKVRAYLNMRDWSKVLTEGAKLNSVYSLTSSPSQPFTNNYNNSESIFSIENSANTNPGTNAGLASIYNNRSLVCISPIIWRNPRWLADDKRREETTMVRTASSGVKFVNKYKDVTNLSDGSPIMRYAEVLLSMSEANARLGNAATAITQLNQVRNRSLANPATQQYTAASFTDATSLVDAIITERRIEFLGEGMRWGDIHRLLYDDLVPTPGIPAKMANAMPTGASFALGTPYTGPLGVAMIPKTDFRILWPLPNDEVVNNPTLAAQQNPGW, encoded by the coding sequence ATGAACTCTTGTTCAGATAGAGAAACCTTAGACTTGCAGCCGTACAATAATGTAGATGAGAATTTAGCTTTTTCAACAGCAGGGAATGTTGATCTTTCTATAATGGGAGTTTATAATGCTGCACAAAATGGAATTTATAAAACGAGTCCTGATGCTCTGAATACTCCTAGAGGGTATGTGTTTGGGGCGGCTTATGTAGAGCAGAATGATATGCGTGGAGAAGATATGGTGAATACGGCAACTTTTTACCAACTGACATATACGGCAACTTATGATGGTGGTTCACTTAATAATGTTCATTATTGGATGAATGCTTATGGATTGATTAATAAAGCGAATATCGCAATAGAGGGGCTGAAAAAGGCAGGAGGTAGTGGTGTGATTACAGGGGTAGTTCGTGATAATTATTTGGGCGAGATGTATTTTTTACGAGCGTTGGCTCATTTAGAGCTGTTAAAACATTTCTCCAGACCCTATAATTTTACGTCTGGTGCAACTCATCCGGGAATACCTTATCGAGTGACAGCAATTACTAGTCCTAGTACAATTGATGAAGCTCTTAAAGTAGGTAGAGGAACAGTAGCAGAAACATATTCAAAAATTCTTGCTGATTTAGATATGGCAGAAACCCTGACGGTAAGTAATAGTGCTAGAGTTGGCAATATCAAGATTACAAGAGCAACTAAAGAAGCTGCTATTGCATTGAAAGTTAGAGCTTACTTAAATATGAGAGATTGGTCAAAAGTCCTTACTGAGGGAGCGAAGTTAAATTCGGTTTATTCGCTTACTTCTTCTCCTAGTCAACCATTTACAAATAATTATAATAATTCAGAATCTATTTTTTCTATTGAAAATTCTGCTAATACAAATCCGGGGACTAATGCGGGGCTAGCATCTATATATAATAATAGATCATTAGTTTGTATTAGTCCTATCATCTGGAGAAATCCTAGGTGGTTAGCTGATGATAAAAGAAGAGAAGAAACGACAATGGTAAGAACTGCTTCTTCAGGAGTTAAATTTGTCAATAAGTATAAAGATGTTACTAATTTATCAGATGGATCTCCGATTATGAGGTATGCTGAGGTGCTTTTATCTATGTCGGAAGCTAATGCCAGACTGGGTAATGCAGCAACGGCAATTACTCAGTTGAATCAAGTGAGAAACAGGTCGTTGGCTAATCCTGCTACTCAGCAATATACAGCAGCTTCGTTTACTGATGCTACTTCTTTAGTAGATGCTATTATAACAGAAAGAAGAATTGAATTTTTAGGAGAAGGGATGAGATGGGGAGATATCCACAGGTTACTATATGATGATTTAGTACCTACTCCTGGTATTCCTGCTAAAATGGCAAATGCTATGCCTACTGGAGCGTCTTTTGCTTTAGGGACTCCATATACAGGACCATTGGGGGTTGCAATGATTCCTAAAACAGATTTCAGAATTTTATGGCCACTTCCAAATGATGAAGTGGTGAATAATCCCACTCTTGCGGCTCAACAAAATCCAGGTTGGTAA